A region of Bifidobacterium adolescentis ATCC 15703 DNA encodes the following proteins:
- a CDS encoding sensor histidine kinase, which translates to MADFSHILMTRPDFGDDDREWLHQLVADWQVIADLSFADLLLILQNGEGKYIIAEQCRPSTVMSLRAEDVVGNVVPESLCAELDAAMDSESVFRSSKLRTVGKAKVCNVYAPVRHNGKTLGLVVRETNMATRESNGRYESESISAGKQLYEMIPRGQFPYRNPVMNQRHNARVADGFIVLTVDGIVRYASPNAISCFRRLGSVSTMQGEYLSEIGTKLLHENDPVLETLPLVLSGKAAVDSELDANKAAVSMRSLPLMDANGRVGGIVLCRDVSELRRREKELQTKDATISEIHHRVKNNLQAVSALLRLQARKTKSEEVKKELKEAQRRVQTIAMVHEGLSQTADEIVDYDKVISNLLKMAVDLATMRDQHIDVDFVGKFGMMPAQDATPLSLVLTELITNSVEHGFEGRKEGHITISVGRGGNNLNVVVEDDGTGLADEEHDGMARSSGSGLGTQIINTFVTNDFGGTVHWEPRRGGGTRVVLDMKLRAAQDN; encoded by the coding sequence ATGGCTGATTTCTCACATATCCTGATGACCCGTCCGGATTTCGGTGACGACGATCGTGAATGGTTGCACCAGTTGGTGGCCGATTGGCAGGTGATTGCCGATTTGAGTTTCGCCGACTTGCTGCTAATCCTGCAGAACGGCGAGGGCAAGTACATCATTGCCGAGCAATGCCGTCCGTCCACGGTGATGAGTCTGAGAGCCGAGGATGTGGTCGGCAACGTCGTCCCGGAATCCCTGTGCGCCGAGCTTGACGCGGCCATGGACTCCGAATCGGTGTTCCGCTCCTCGAAACTGCGTACGGTCGGCAAGGCCAAGGTCTGCAACGTGTACGCCCCGGTGCGTCATAATGGCAAGACGCTTGGCTTGGTGGTCCGCGAGACCAACATGGCCACACGCGAATCGAACGGCCGTTATGAGTCCGAAAGCATCAGCGCCGGCAAACAGCTGTATGAGATGATTCCGCGCGGCCAGTTCCCGTACCGTAACCCGGTTATGAACCAGCGCCATAACGCACGTGTGGCGGATGGCTTCATCGTGCTCACCGTCGACGGCATCGTCCGATACGCGTCTCCGAACGCCATCAGCTGTTTCCGTCGTTTGGGATCGGTCAGCACCATGCAGGGGGAGTATCTGAGCGAGATCGGCACCAAACTGCTGCATGAGAACGATCCGGTGCTGGAAACGCTGCCATTGGTACTGAGCGGCAAAGCCGCGGTAGATTCCGAATTGGACGCCAACAAAGCCGCGGTGTCCATGCGCTCTCTGCCGTTGATGGACGCCAATGGTCGCGTGGGTGGTATCGTGCTGTGCCGTGACGTCAGCGAATTGCGCCGCCGCGAGAAGGAATTGCAGACCAAGGACGCCACCATTTCCGAGATTCACCATCGTGTGAAGAACAATCTTCAGGCGGTATCCGCGTTGCTGCGCTTGCAGGCGCGCAAGACCAAGTCCGAAGAGGTCAAAAAGGAGCTCAAGGAAGCACAGCGCCGCGTGCAGACCATCGCCATGGTGCATGAGGGATTGAGCCAGACCGCCGATGAGATCGTCGACTATGACAAGGTCATTTCCAACCTGCTTAAGATGGCCGTCGATTTGGCTACGATGCGCGACCAGCACATCGATGTCGATTTCGTAGGCAAATTCGGCATGATGCCGGCACAGGATGCCACGCCGCTATCGTTGGTGCTTACCGAACTGATCACCAATTCGGTGGAACACGGTTTCGAAGGACGTAAGGAAGGACATATCACGATTTCCGTGGGCCGCGGTGGCAATAACCTCAACGTGGTGGTGGAGGATGATGGCACCGGCTTGGCGGATGAGGAGCATGATGGCATGGCTCGCTCTTCCGGATCAGGGCTTGGAACACAGATCATCAACACGTTCGTCACCAATGATTTTGGCGGAACGGTGCATTGGGAGCCACGTCGCGGTGGTGGTACCCGTGTGGTGCTCGACATGAAACTGCGTGCCGCGCAAGATAACTGA